In the genome of Neofelis nebulosa isolate mNeoNeb1 chromosome 6, mNeoNeb1.pri, whole genome shotgun sequence, one region contains:
- the OLIG3 gene encoding oligodendrocyte transcription factor 3, whose translation MNSDSSSVSSRASSPDMDEMYLREHHHRHHHHQESRLNSVSSTQGDMVQKMPGESLSRAGAKATGESSKYKIKKQLSEQDLQQLRLKINGRERKRMHDLNLAMDGLREVMPYAHGPSVRKLSKIATLLLARNYILMLTSSLEEMKRLVGEIYGGHHSAFHCGTVGHSAGHPAHAANAVHPVHPILGGALSSGNGSSPLSAASLPAIGTIRPPHSLLKAPSTPPALQLGSGFQHWAGLPCPCTICQMPPPPHLSALSTANMARLSAESKDLLK comes from the coding sequence ATGAATTCTGATTCGAGCTCTGTCTCCAGCAGAGCTTCATCGCCGGACATGGATGAGATGTATCTGAGGGaacaccaccaccgccaccaccaccaccaggagAGCCGTCTCAACTCGGTCTCCTCCACGCAGGGCGACATGGTGCAGAAGATGCCCGGGGAAAGCCTCTCGCGGGCCGGCGCCAAGGCCACCGGCGAGAGCAGCAAGTACAAAATCAAGAAGCAGCTGTCGGAGCAGGACCTACAGCAGTTGAGGCTGAAGATCAACGGTCGGGAGCGCAAGCGGATGCACGACCTAAACCTCGCCATGGACGGGCTGCGAGAGGTCATGCCCTACGCGCACGGGCCCTCGGTGCGCAAGCTCTCCAAGATCGCCACTCTCCTGCTGGCCAGAAACTACATCCTCATGCTCACCAGCTCCCTGGAGGAGATGAAGAGGTTGGTTGGCGAGATCTACGGGGGCCACCACTCTGCCTTCCACTGCGGGACCGTGGGCCACTCGGCCGGCCACCCCGCGCACGCCGCCAACGCGGTGCACCCCGTGCACCCCATCCTGGGCGGCGCGCTCTCGTCCGGCAACGGCTCGTCGCCGCTGTCCGCCGCCTCGCTGCCGGCCATCGGCACTATCCGACCTCCCCACTCGCTGCTCAAGGCGCCCTCCACGCCGCCCGCGCTGCAGCTGGGCAGCGGCTTCCAGCACTGGGCCGGGCTGCCCTGCCCCTGCACCATCTGCCAgatgccgccgccgccgcaccttTCCGCTCTCTCCACCGCCAACATGGCTCGGCTGTCGGCCGAGTCCAAGGACTTGCTCAAGTGA